In Micrococcales bacterium, the following proteins share a genomic window:
- the rpsI gene encoding 30S ribosomal protein S9 — MTTETPVAPSRQAVQQPGGGTGRRKEAVARVRVVPGSGQWKINGRDLAAYFPNKVHQQIVTEPFRVLGLDGQYDVIARLHGGGVGGQAGALRLGIARALIEIAAEEYRPDLKKAGFLTRDPRVVERKKYGLKKARKAPQYSKR; from the coding sequence ATGACCACCGAGACTCCGGTGGCGCCGAGCCGCCAGGCCGTTCAGCAGCCTGGTGGCGGCACCGGCCGCCGCAAGGAGGCCGTCGCCCGCGTGCGCGTCGTGCCCGGCTCGGGTCAGTGGAAGATCAACGGCCGTGACCTCGCGGCGTACTTCCCGAACAAGGTTCACCAGCAGATCGTGACCGAGCCCTTCCGGGTGCTCGGGCTCGACGGCCAGTACGACGTCATCGCGCGCCTGCACGGTGGCGGGGTCGGCGGTCAGGCCGGTGCGCTGCGTCTGGGTATCGCCCGCGCCCTCATCGAGATCGCCGCCGAGGAGTACCGCCCGGACCTCAAGAAGGCCGGCTTCCTCACCCGCGACCCGCGCGTGGTGGAGCGCAAGAAGTACGGCCTCAAGAAGGCCCGCAAGGCACCCCAGTACAGCAAGCGCTGA
- the rplM gene encoding 50S ribosomal protein L13: MRTFTPKADDVTSQWHVIDAEDVVLGRLATHAATLLRGKHKPTFAPHVDTGDFVIVINAEKVALSGAKAEQKFDHRHSGYPGGLRSTAYGELLEKNPRRVIEKAVAGMLPHNKLGNKQIRKLKVYAGSEHPHAAQKPVPYVISQVAQ; the protein is encoded by the coding sequence GTGCGTACGTTCACCCCGAAAGCCGACGATGTCACTTCTCAGTGGCACGTCATCGATGCCGAGGACGTGGTCCTCGGCCGGCTGGCCACTCACGCTGCGACGTTGCTGCGCGGGAAGCACAAGCCCACCTTCGCCCCGCACGTCGACACCGGTGACTTCGTGATCGTGATCAACGCCGAGAAGGTCGCACTCAGTGGCGCGAAGGCGGAGCAGAAGTTCGACCACCGGCATTCCGGTTACCCCGGTGGCCTGCGGTCGACCGCCTACGGTGAGTTGCTGGAGAAGAACCCCCGCCGGGTCATCGAGAAGGCCGTGGCCGGGATGCTTCCCCACAACAAGCTCGGCAACAAGCAGATCCGCAAGCTCAAGGTCTACGCCGGCTCCGAGCACCCCCACGCGGCTCAGAAGCCGGTTCCCTACGTCATCAGCCAGGTCGCGCAGTAG
- a CDS encoding ACT domain-containing protein — MALLAITVLGHDRPGIIADVTKVLARRDANVEDSSMTLLRGHFAWTLVVGTDTSAEVVAAELAFLESDDLMVSVLPVTDEQLAPPAQARPFVISVHGADRVGIVAAITDAIADRGGNITDLQTRLGGGLYVVVAEADFPREADASSLTEDLKEVGRTVGVDVSVLPADQDVL; from the coding sequence ATGGCCCTCTTGGCAATCACCGTGCTCGGGCACGATCGTCCCGGGATCATCGCCGACGTCACCAAGGTCCTGGCCCGGCGCGACGCCAACGTCGAGGACTCGTCGATGACACTGTTGCGGGGGCACTTCGCGTGGACCCTGGTCGTCGGCACCGACACCTCCGCCGAGGTGGTCGCTGCGGAGCTCGCCTTCCTGGAGTCCGACGACCTGATGGTCAGCGTGCTGCCCGTAACCGACGAGCAGCTGGCACCACCGGCGCAGGCGCGCCCGTTCGTCATCAGTGTGCATGGCGCAGACCGGGTCGGCATCGTCGCTGCGATCACCGACGCCATCGCCGACCGTGGTGGGAACATCACCGACCTGCAGACCCGGCTCGGTGGCGGTCTGTACGTCGTCGTGGCCGAAGCCGACTTCCCCCGGGAAGCTGACGCCTCGTCGCTGACCGAGGATCTGAAGGAGGTCGGCCGCACGGTGGGCGTGGACGTTTCAGTGCTGCCGGCCGACCAGGATGTCCTGTGA
- a CDS encoding DUF4262 domain-containing protein has product MCDGLSEADLRAQVVRTIENFGWLVQFVEADPQVPSLAYTVGLTGFGLPEICVVGLSPQSAGDLLNHAAELCLAGQTGPGSRVFSHDGCEYLLGPVSPADLLVALDVYGSSVRALELRAG; this is encoded by the coding sequence ATGTGCGACGGCCTTTCCGAGGCCGACTTGCGGGCACAGGTTGTCCGGACCATCGAAAACTTCGGGTGGCTGGTCCAGTTCGTGGAGGCCGATCCGCAGGTGCCCTCGTTGGCCTACACGGTCGGCCTCACCGGGTTCGGACTCCCCGAGATCTGCGTCGTGGGCCTGAGTCCGCAGTCCGCAGGCGATCTGCTCAACCACGCGGCCGAACTGTGCCTCGCGGGGCAGACCGGGCCGGGATCCCGGGTCTTCAGCCACGACGGCTGCGAGTACCTCTTGGGGCCGGTATCGCCGGCGGATCTGCTGGTGGCGCTCGACGTGTACGGCAGCAGTGTGCGGGCGCTGGAACTGCGAGCCGGCTGA
- a CDS encoding DUF501 domain-containing protein produces MPPAEPPSPADVAAVSAQLGRPARDVVVVASRCPCGLPDVVSTAPRLRDGTPFPTFFYLTCPRLTSAISTLESEGVMAAMQQRLAQDEDLARQYRQAHDVYLQERAHHGDVPEIDGVSAGGMPDRVKCLHVLVGQSLAMGPGVNPFGDEALAELRRRGVLDRTEPCVEVP; encoded by the coding sequence ATGCCCCCCGCTGAACCACCGTCACCCGCGGATGTGGCCGCGGTCAGTGCCCAGCTCGGCCGGCCGGCGCGTGATGTCGTGGTGGTGGCGTCGCGCTGCCCCTGCGGCCTGCCCGACGTGGTCAGCACCGCGCCGCGACTGCGCGACGGGACACCGTTCCCCACGTTCTTCTACCTCACGTGTCCGCGCCTGACATCTGCGATCTCGACCCTGGAGTCCGAGGGGGTGATGGCGGCCATGCAGCAGCGCCTGGCGCAGGACGAGGATCTGGCGCGGCAGTACCGCCAGGCGCACGACGTGTACCTGCAAGAACGCGCCCACCACGGCGACGTACCTGAGATCGACGGCGTGTCAGCGGGCGGCATGCCCGACCGGGTCAAGTGCCTGCACGTGCTGGTCGGTCAATCACTGGCCATGGGGCCGGGGGTCAACCCCTTCGGCGACGAGGCCCTGGCCGAACTGCGGCGGCGCGGCGTCCTCGACCGCACAGAGCCCTGTGTGGAGGTGCCGTGA
- the def gene encoding peptide deformylase, with protein MQVPLPDGVVRPVVTAPAEVLSTRCAEVDPTAADVVQLAADLLATMAVSPGCVGLAANQVGVAWRVFSLDVSTHPKTRTCHGRFVLVNPVVTQASRNEKAREGCMSVPDFTGDVKRATRLVVTGQVPVTGATVTLTTDAFEARAVQHEVDHLDGFLFLDRVVSAAGVHRRKVYLD; from the coding sequence CTGCAGGTTCCGCTCCCGGACGGGGTGGTCCGCCCGGTCGTCACCGCTCCGGCCGAGGTGCTGTCCACTCGCTGCGCGGAGGTGGATCCGACCGCTGCTGACGTGGTGCAACTGGCCGCGGATCTGCTGGCCACCATGGCGGTGTCACCGGGGTGCGTGGGTCTGGCGGCGAACCAGGTGGGGGTCGCATGGCGGGTGTTCAGCCTGGACGTGAGCACGCACCCGAAGACCCGCACGTGCCACGGGCGTTTTGTGCTGGTCAACCCGGTGGTCACGCAGGCCTCGCGCAACGAGAAGGCCCGTGAGGGCTGCATGTCGGTGCCGGATTTCACCGGGGACGTCAAGCGCGCAACCCGCCTTGTCGTGACTGGTCAGGTGCCGGTCACTGGCGCAACCGTGACCCTGACCACCGACGCGTTCGAGGCCCGCGCTGTACAGCACGAGGTGGACCACCTCGACGGCTTCCTCTTCCTGGATCGCGTGGTCTCCGCCGCCGGGGTCCATCGGCGCAAGGTGTATCTGGACTAA
- a CDS encoding phosphoglucosamine mutase, whose product MGALFGTDGVRGLANRDVTAELALDLSVSAAHILSEVGSRRTAVVGRDPRASGEFLQAAVSAGLASAGVDVIDVGVLPTPAVAHLTKARQADLGVMLSASHNAMPDNGIKFFNADGNKLPDDIENQIERRLREDWDRPTGDAVGRIVSDERAAEDYEKHLLTSVGPSLEGLRVVVDAANGAASVVGPATYRQAGADVIEIHCSPDGYNINEGCGSTHVGDLQASVLQHRADLGIAHDGDADRTLAVDAEGNVVDGDQLMAIIALSLRDQGRLAHDTVVATVMANLGFKQAMDREGIAVVETAVGDRYVLEAMLGSGYVLGGEQSGHVVMTDHATTGDGVLTALQVMSRMAATGRTLQDLAGVMRRLPQVLINVDGVDKNAVDADQHVADAVADAEARLAGSGRVLLRKSGTEPLVRVMVEAEDEHTAAEVAQGLADKVRARLAL is encoded by the coding sequence GTGGGCGCCCTGTTCGGCACCGATGGTGTGCGGGGTCTGGCGAACCGGGATGTCACCGCCGAACTGGCGCTGGACCTCTCAGTCTCGGCCGCCCATATCCTCTCCGAGGTGGGTTCGCGGCGTACCGCGGTCGTCGGACGCGACCCGCGTGCCAGCGGGGAGTTCCTGCAGGCCGCCGTGTCGGCAGGGCTGGCCAGCGCGGGCGTGGACGTCATCGACGTCGGCGTGCTGCCCACGCCGGCAGTGGCGCATCTGACGAAGGCCCGGCAGGCCGACCTGGGGGTCATGCTCTCGGCATCCCACAACGCGATGCCAGACAACGGCATCAAGTTCTTCAACGCCGACGGGAACAAACTCCCCGACGACATCGAGAACCAGATCGAGCGCCGCCTGCGTGAGGACTGGGACCGGCCGACCGGTGACGCCGTGGGCCGGATCGTCAGCGACGAGCGGGCTGCCGAGGACTACGAGAAGCATCTGCTCACCAGCGTCGGTCCGTCCCTGGAAGGGCTGCGGGTGGTCGTCGATGCAGCCAATGGCGCCGCGAGCGTGGTCGGTCCGGCCACGTACCGGCAGGCCGGCGCGGACGTCATCGAGATCCACTGCAGCCCGGATGGTTACAACATCAACGAGGGCTGCGGCTCCACGCACGTCGGGGACCTCCAGGCCTCGGTGCTGCAGCACCGTGCAGATCTGGGCATCGCGCACGACGGTGATGCCGACCGCACGCTGGCCGTCGACGCCGAGGGTAACGTCGTGGACGGCGACCAACTGATGGCGATCATCGCCCTGTCCTTGCGCGACCAGGGTCGCCTGGCCCACGACACGGTGGTGGCGACCGTGATGGCCAACCTGGGCTTCAAGCAGGCGATGGACCGTGAGGGCATCGCCGTGGTGGAGACCGCGGTCGGCGACCGGTACGTGCTGGAAGCCATGCTCGGTTCGGGCTACGTCCTCGGCGGCGAACAGAGCGGGCACGTGGTCATGACCGATCACGCCACCACCGGCGACGGCGTCCTCACTGCGCTGCAGGTGATGTCCCGCATGGCGGCGACAGGCCGGACGCTACAAGATCTGGCCGGCGTGATGCGTCGGTTGCCCCAGGTGCTCATCAACGTCGACGGGGTGGACAAGAACGCCGTCGATGCCGATCAGCATGTCGCCGACGCGGTCGCCGATGCCGAAGCCCGGCTCGCCGGGAGCGGGCGCGTGCTGCTGCGCAAGTCCGGCACGGAGCCCCTCGTGCGTGTGATGGTCGAAGCCGAGGACGAGCACACTGCCGCCGAGGTCGCCCAGGGCCTCGCCGACAAGGTGCGCGCTCGGCTGGCCCTCTGA
- a CDS encoding MerR family transcriptional regulator yields MEYSITEVAALAGVTSRTLRHYDAIGLLPAGRQVRSGYRSYRQEDLVRLQRILLLREQGLGLPDIARILAGRTDDRVALQTHLEQLRAQRGRLERQIASVQRTVTALKKEEQMQAEDMFDGFDHTKYREEVEQRWGEQAYAESDRWWRGLGEEGKQAFMAEAAAISAAWQDLRAEGVAVDDDRAARLAARHVRWIQQGWGGRQPSSEAIEGLAQMYVADERFAANYGGLAGATYVRDALLIHARSM; encoded by the coding sequence GTGGAGTACAGCATCACCGAGGTGGCGGCCCTGGCCGGCGTGACGAGCAGGACACTGCGGCACTACGACGCCATCGGACTGCTGCCCGCCGGGCGCCAGGTGCGCAGCGGGTATCGCAGTTATCGGCAGGAGGACCTGGTGCGACTGCAGCGGATCCTGCTGCTGCGCGAACAAGGTCTCGGGCTGCCCGACATCGCCCGGATCCTGGCCGGCCGGACCGATGACCGTGTGGCGCTGCAGACCCACCTCGAGCAGTTGCGGGCCCAGCGCGGCCGCCTCGAGCGACAGATCGCCAGTGTCCAGCGCACGGTGACGGCCTTGAAGAAGGAGGAACAGATGCAAGCCGAAGACATGTTCGACGGTTTCGACCACACCAAGTACCGCGAGGAGGTCGAACAGCGGTGGGGTGAGCAGGCCTACGCCGAAAGCGACCGGTGGTGGCGGGGGCTGGGCGAGGAGGGCAAGCAGGCTTTCATGGCCGAGGCGGCAGCCATCAGTGCCGCCTGGCAGGATCTGCGAGCCGAAGGCGTGGCGGTCGACGACGACCGCGCTGCGCGCCTCGCGGCCCGGCACGTGCGGTGGATCCAGCAAGGGTGGGGTGGTCGGCAGCCCTCCTCGGAGGCCATCGAAGGGCTGGCCCAGATGTACGTCGCCGACGAGCGCTTCGCCGCCAACTACGGCGGGCTGGCCGGGGCCACGTACGTGCGCGACGCACTGCTGATCCACGCCCGATCCATGTGA
- a CDS encoding S8 family serine peptidase, whose amino-acid sequence MRGTRLIVAAVAVSATAAGLVVPPAAAEAAPLTVQPRPSEVVGLVVTRDPGTSARQAQALVAEAVGPVEGRRPVAPGVTAISVPDLSAAQAVRAARSLEDEAGIARVDLDTRVHPDAVPDDPLFGQQWALSDPVSGVAAPSAWDLATGAGQVIAVIDSGITGHPDLVANLLPGYDMIEDPVSAHDGDGRDADPADEGDWLTVSEIQSNPGTFAGCSIQTTSSWHGTHVSGIAAATGNNGTGVIGVAPSAKILPVRALGKCGGTMSDVAAAVTWASGGEVPGVPTNPTPADVINLSLSSATSCQPFVQAAIDGAMSRGTTVVASAGNNAAPFVNYSPGGCYDILTVGALTRTGSRATYSNYGVVDRDLPLFAPGGTATNATAGILSTINLGQTTATTGGYAAYYGTSMAAPQVAGAAAVLQERAPMAPSAVAEHLRDTARTFPAGSNCTGSCGAGMLDVRRALTISPRVPGPSGELVASPADSALSVSWSAPTDPGTGPVVAYAVEYRPDGGDWIVVPDLWSSTLTRKVLSGLTNGVGHQVRVAARNVFGQGPWTQSGVVTPRGLPGGVQILSVRYPTKTSVRLRVGLPPEQLTGLQYRLTRTGRAPGDWTDAALSPSMRINGLAKGVRHTLEVRAFNERGAGASASRQVATPVKPGKVRALKVRRSGPRARIVWKPPVRTGLKVRYRVRIGQGLWFTTSRTKSSVRKLAAGPVRFSVRARNEAGLGPVRVLVKRK is encoded by the coding sequence ATGCGTGGCACACGGCTGATCGTGGCCGCGGTGGCAGTGTCGGCCACGGCGGCGGGCTTGGTGGTGCCTCCGGCCGCCGCCGAAGCAGCACCGCTGACCGTCCAGCCCCGTCCCTCCGAGGTCGTGGGCCTGGTCGTCACCCGGGATCCGGGTACGTCCGCCCGGCAGGCGCAGGCCTTGGTAGCAGAGGCGGTGGGCCCCGTTGAGGGCCGTCGTCCAGTGGCCCCCGGCGTGACGGCGATATCCGTCCCGGACTTGAGCGCGGCACAAGCCGTGCGGGCTGCGCGCAGCCTCGAGGACGAAGCCGGGATCGCCCGCGTCGACCTCGACACCCGCGTACATCCCGATGCCGTTCCCGACGACCCGCTGTTCGGGCAGCAGTGGGCACTGAGCGATCCGGTGTCGGGGGTGGCGGCACCATCCGCCTGGGATCTGGCCACGGGCGCCGGACAGGTCATCGCCGTGATCGACTCGGGCATCACCGGGCATCCCGACCTGGTAGCCAACCTGTTACCCGGCTACGACATGATCGAGGATCCGGTCAGCGCACACGATGGGGACGGCCGGGATGCGGATCCCGCCGACGAGGGGGATTGGCTCACAGTCTCCGAGATCCAATCGAACCCCGGCACCTTCGCTGGATGCTCGATCCAGACAACGTCGTCCTGGCATGGCACCCACGTTTCCGGGATCGCCGCGGCCACGGGGAACAACGGCACTGGCGTGATCGGCGTCGCACCGAGCGCGAAGATCTTGCCCGTCCGGGCCCTCGGCAAATGTGGGGGGACGATGTCGGATGTCGCGGCTGCGGTCACGTGGGCCTCCGGTGGCGAGGTGCCGGGCGTGCCCACGAATCCGACGCCGGCGGACGTCATCAACCTGTCGCTGTCGTCGGCGACGTCCTGCCAGCCCTTCGTTCAGGCTGCGATCGACGGTGCGATGAGCCGCGGTACGACCGTTGTGGCCTCTGCCGGTAACAACGCCGCCCCGTTCGTCAACTACTCGCCCGGAGGTTGCTACGACATCCTCACCGTGGGTGCGCTGACCAGGACCGGGAGCCGGGCGACCTACTCGAACTACGGCGTCGTGGATCGGGATCTGCCGCTGTTCGCCCCCGGTGGCACTGCCACGAACGCCACCGCGGGCATCCTGTCCACCATCAACCTCGGCCAGACCACGGCGACCACCGGCGGGTACGCCGCGTACTACGGCACGAGCATGGCTGCACCGCAGGTAGCCGGTGCCGCGGCGGTCCTGCAGGAGCGGGCACCGATGGCCCCGAGTGCCGTCGCAGAGCACCTGCGGGACACCGCCCGCACATTTCCGGCCGGCAGCAACTGCACCGGCTCCTGCGGGGCGGGCATGCTCGACGTGCGGCGGGCCCTGACGATCTCGCCCCGGGTGCCCGGCCCGAGCGGTGAGCTGGTGGCCTCGCCTGCGGATTCGGCCCTGTCGGTCTCCTGGTCGGCACCCACGGATCCCGGCACCGGTCCCGTCGTGGCATACGCCGTCGAATACCGCCCGGACGGCGGCGACTGGATCGTCGTGCCGGACCTCTGGAGCAGCACCCTGACCCGCAAGGTCCTCAGCGGACTGACAAACGGCGTGGGCCACCAGGTGCGCGTGGCCGCACGCAACGTCTTCGGTCAGGGCCCGTGGACCCAGTCCGGCGTCGTGACCCCCCGTGGCCTGCCCGGCGGTGTCCAGATCCTGTCGGTGCGCTATCCGACCAAGACCTCGGTGCGACTGCGGGTGGGCCTGCCTCCCGAGCAGCTGACCGGCCTGCAGTACCGGTTGACCCGTACCGGCCGCGCTCCCGGGGATTGGACGGACGCCGCGCTGTCACCGTCGATGCGGATCAACGGTCTGGCCAAGGGTGTGCGCCACACGCTGGAGGTCCGAGCGTTCAACGAGCGCGGTGCGGGTGCCTCGGCGTCCCGACAGGTGGCCACACCGGTGAAGCCGGGGAAGGTCCGGGCGCTGAAGGTCAGGCGTTCCGGGCCTCGGGCACGGATCGTGTGGAAGCCGCCGGTACGCACAGGCTTGAAGGTGCGCTACCGGGTCCGGATCGGTCAAGGACTCTGGTTCACGACGTCCAGGACCAAGTCCTCGGTGCGCAAGCTGGCTGCGGGTCCGGTGCGCTTCTCAGTGCGGGCCCGTAACGAGGCAGGTCTGGGACCTGTTCGAGTTCTCGTGAAACGCAAGTAG
- the arcC gene encoding carbamate kinase, producing the protein MRVVVALGGNALQKRGEPMTVESQRANVRLACEALAPVALDHELVVSHGNGPQVGLLALQAASYNEESSYPFDVLGAQTEGMIGYFIEQELGNLLPFEKPLATLLTMTEVDADDPAFQNPTKFVGPVYSEEEAKRLAAERDWTVKQDGDKWRRVVPSPLPKRIFQIRPVEWCLEKGAVVVCTGGGGIPTMYEKGTRHLMGVEAVIDKDFSSMVLARDIEADMLVIATDADAVYVNWGTPEQKAIAAAHPDALAALDFPAGSMGPKVDAASEFARQGKVAVIGALENLRDILDGTSGTRVSTDVDGIQYYE; encoded by the coding sequence ATGCGCGTGGTGGTTGCACTAGGTGGGAACGCACTGCAGAAGCGGGGCGAGCCGATGACCGTGGAGAGCCAACGGGCCAATGTCAGGCTCGCGTGCGAAGCGCTGGCGCCGGTCGCTCTGGACCATGAGCTCGTCGTCTCGCACGGCAACGGCCCCCAGGTCGGTCTGCTGGCCCTGCAGGCGGCCTCTTACAACGAAGAGTCCAGCTACCCCTTCGACGTGCTGGGTGCGCAGACCGAGGGGATGATCGGGTACTTCATCGAGCAGGAGCTCGGCAACCTGCTGCCGTTCGAGAAGCCATTGGCGACGCTGCTGACGATGACTGAGGTCGACGCCGACGACCCGGCCTTCCAGAACCCCACCAAGTTCGTGGGTCCTGTGTACAGCGAGGAGGAAGCCAAACGCCTGGCTGCCGAACGGGACTGGACGGTCAAGCAGGACGGAGACAAGTGGCGCCGCGTCGTCCCGTCGCCCCTGCCCAAGCGCATCTTCCAGATCCGTCCCGTCGAATGGTGCCTGGAGAAGGGCGCGGTCGTCGTCTGCACCGGTGGCGGTGGCATCCCCACCATGTACGAGAAGGGCACGCGTCACCTGATGGGCGTGGAAGCGGTCATCGACAAGGACTTCTCGTCGATGGTGCTGGCCCGCGACATCGAGGCCGACATGCTGGTCATCGCCACTGACGCCGACGCCGTGTACGTGAACTGGGGGACGCCGGAGCAGAAGGCGATCGCCGCCGCGCACCCCGATGCGCTGGCGGCGCTGGACTTCCCGGCCGGCTCGATGGGCCCGAAGGTCGATGCCGCCAGCGAGTTCGCCCGGCAGGGCAAAGTCGCGGTCATCGGTGCCCTGGAGAACCTGAGGGACATCCTGGACGGGACCTCCGGCACGCGGGTGAGTACTGACGTCGACGGCATCCAGTACTACGAGTGA
- a CDS encoding septum formation initiator family protein — translation MERTSTIRAAQRPGLTTGRLTVVVIIAAALLLTLALPLREFLNQRSMIAELEATTAAQRERVDALQEEADKWADDAYVVGQARERFHLQYPGETGYVVTDPPVTAPATQPLTQDSEDNSAWYERALRSVQQAQQQPDQSVVVVRPDAPR, via the coding sequence GTGGAACGTACCAGCACGATCCGGGCTGCCCAACGCCCGGGCCTGACGACCGGCCGGCTGACGGTCGTCGTCATCATCGCGGCGGCACTGCTGCTGACGTTGGCCCTGCCGCTGCGGGAGTTCCTCAACCAGCGCTCGATGATCGCCGAACTGGAAGCCACCACAGCTGCGCAGCGGGAGCGGGTCGACGCGCTGCAGGAGGAGGCGGACAAGTGGGCCGACGATGCGTACGTGGTCGGGCAGGCGCGTGAGCGGTTCCACCTGCAGTACCCCGGCGAGACCGGTTATGTGGTCACCGACCCGCCGGTCACGGCGCCGGCGACCCAGCCGCTCACCCAGGACTCCGAGGACAACTCCGCGTGGTACGAGCGGGCGCTGCGCAGCGTGCAGCAGGCACAGCAGCAGCCCGATCAGTCCGTGGTCGTGGTGCGTCCAGATGCCCCCCGCTGA